AAGATATAATTAAATTCATAGATGAAAGAGAAATCGTTTATTTACGTGAGGTGCAGCTTAATTTTGAAGATAAGTATCCACATTATGAAACAAGTAATAAGCTTAATTTGCTGATTACTCAGAAGAGAGTCAATGCAATTTTCGAGTATGGTCGTAGATGGTTTTTTCCTTTGAATAGTAATTGGGACTCTCTTAAAGATAGGGCAAAGGCTAAGCTGGATCTGGTAAAAGTTTATGAAACGTATGAAAGAGAATTTGAAAAGGATGGAGTTAAGTACCAAGATTACTCGGAGTACATCGTTGAGCAGGCCATGATTAGAGCAGGATACACCGTTGTTGCGAAAGATAGCTATTACTTCAACGGTAAGGCTTGTGTGCTGCAATCAAGCCGTGGAAGGCCTCCGGACCTTGATTTCATTGCTGAGTTGCCTGATGGGGGATATGCCGGGGTTCAGGTTAAAAATAGAGTAGAATATCCTAAACCTGATGTTGTAGAAATCTTTATCAGGCTCTGCCAAGGGTTGCAACTAAGACCTTTGTTAGTTGTCAGGCAAGCCCATCCAATGACTTTTGACGTGGTCAGAAAGCAAAACGGGAGGGTAGTTGTCTTTAAGCAGATTTTTTTAAAGCCTGGTTTTCCTCGTGAGACGTTGGATGCTTTAAGGCAGATGGGGATACCTGTGGCTGTATATAGGTGGCCTCCTGACTATCTGGTGCGGGCTCTTAAGGATGCTGCGGTTGCTGTTTCAAAACTATGACATTTCCGTGGTGGTAGATTTTAATAAAAAAATTGCTGGATTTACGCCATTCTTCTAGGTCTACTCTCGGTAGGTGAAGATTATTAAAGTTGGTTACTCGACCATCTACACGATGTGTGTTGGGAGAATAGGGGTTACGATGGGATGTGGGGGTAAGACCGTGGTATCAGCTCCGTAACAACCGCGGTACTTTTACATCTCGTCCTTGCAAAACGTAAAACAGGCCCTTATTCGACGGCCTGTGCATGATACAGCTCCAGCTTACACCTGTTTTGGAGACGGTTCTCTGGATGGTTTCGGCGTTGGCCCTGTTTCTATTGCTGAGACTGTTTTTCGCGCCTCTCGTCGACCTTGTGTCGCAGCGGGTTGGAGGTGCTCTGCGGATTGGGGCCCTCGTTTCTGCTTACGTGATTGCGGTGGTGAAGGTTGTTGAGCAGGTTGATACGTGGGTGGCCGCTGCGGCTGGAGCGGGCCTAATCCTATTCACCGCGGTGAGCTTCAAGCCTCTCAGGCTCATGGTTCTCGGCGATGTCATGAAAGCTGTCGGCGTGCTGCGTGAAGGTGACTATGTCTCGGTAAGGGGCCGCGTGGCACGGGTGACCGAGGTCAAGGCGACCCACACAATCCTAACAACCTCAGACCTCAGGAAACTATACATCCCCAACGACAGGCTCCTCTCCGAGAAAATAGTCAACTTCACCAAATCTGGAGCGGGTGTGCTGTTTGTGAGGATAAAGGTCGACGGCAGAAGAATAAGCATACCAGACGCCAAACTAATCCTGCTGAAGACGGGGACAGACATAGCAAAGGCGGAGGCGGCGCCCAACAGGGCGCCCGAGGTCCGTGTCGAGAAAATCGAAGACCCCTACGTGACGCTCCGACTCACACTCTACGTAATCAACCCCGCAAAAGCCGAGCCCCTCGCATCACATATCATGGAGAGAGTTTACACGAAACTAGCCGAAGCCGCAGCAGCTGCAGCAATTTAGCTCATGAGAGGGAAAACATTAGCGACAACATATTCGATGAACTGGGCCTCAGACATGCGTGAGAAGGAGACGACCACACAGTTTCTCGTCACGCCCAGCACGGCGTTGGAGCCCTTGACAGAGAAGACAAGATACCAGATTTTGCCGTGAGCCAGATACTCTTCATACTTTCCCGTCGAGATTAGCGAGGGCCCGTAGAGGGCCACTTTCTCCACACCCGGGTAATCGAGGCTGTCGAAGAAAATCACTTTGGTGGCCTCGGGGTTTGCCTCGTGGTATTTCTGAAGGTTTTCCGATGGTATCCGTGCTTCTACGATGCTGCGGTAGTTGAGGAAAAGATGGTGTGACAGTATGCTGGCGACATAGTTTGCGAAGTGTTTGTTCTGCACAACCGTGAGATAGGTTTTGTTGTTCTGGTTGTGGAAGAAGACTGTGGCCTGTATCGTTTTGAGAACGGGTTTAACCTCGCCCCGCTGATTGACGTAAATAACCTTATCACGTGAGAAGAGGCCGAAAAGCATCCCATTCCTCAAATCCAGCTTAGATACATCTGTCACAAGCTCGAAATCAACGTCACCGTGCTTCTGATGCTCAACAACCTTGAAATCACGCAGCTTAGCCGCTATCTCGTCAAAAGAAGTCTGCTGCTTAATCTCGAAAATCTTGGCAGACAGAACCATGTCCCGTCCCTGAGCGGAAAAATCCGCAGCTATATTTTAAGGCGTGTCTTCAACCCTTTTCCAGTCGCGCCGTTGTCAGCGTAAATGGTTTATATGCAGATGTGG
The sequence above is drawn from the Candidatus Caldarchaeum subterraneum genome and encodes:
- a CDS encoding resolvase related protein (MerR family regulatory protein), with product MGESERYREWYTTGEVAKILGVSFRTVKRWIYSGKIEATKTAGGHYRISREVLERLRSEVGERSAEDIIKFIDEREIVYLREVQLNFEDKYPHYETSNKLNLLITQKRVNAIFEYGRRWFFPLNSNWDSLKDRAKAKLDLVKVYETYEREFEKDGVKYQDYSEYIVEQAMIRAGYTVVAKDSYYFNGKACVLQSSRGRPPDLDFIAELPDGGYAGVQVKNRVEYPKPDVVEIFIRLCQGLQLRPLLVVRQAHPMTFDVVRKQNGRVVVFKQIFLKPGFPRETLDALRQMGIPVAVYRWPPDYLVRALKDAAVAVSKL